A genomic stretch from Erysipelothrix sp. HDW6C includes:
- a CDS encoding ADP-ribosylglycohydrolase family protein — translation MAIGDAMGYAFAFDRLIDLQSINDGERLSFRYIRRMGDFVVSDDTQMSLFTFSGIMDHPESPFASIYQSYLDWDWTLLKVINTRTQITHNNKSWLLEESRMIVSRAPGITCMNALGSGVMGTIENRINDSKGCGCVMRIAPIALYYSHDTTYSIHEISTLCVCASAITHGHDLSMLASYHLGSLLARMVRVP, via the coding sequence ATGGCAATAGGAGATGCAATGGGATATGCCTTTGCATTTGATCGTTTGATAGACCTGCAATCAATTAATGATGGGGAGAGGCTCTCTTTTAGGTATATACGAAGGATGGGGGATTTTGTTGTGTCGGATGATACTCAAATGTCACTCTTTACATTCTCGGGGATTATGGATCATCCCGAATCGCCCTTTGCTTCAATTTATCAATCCTATCTTGATTGGGATTGGACACTGCTGAAAGTTATTAACACGCGAACACAAATAACGCATAACAATAAATCGTGGTTGCTTGAAGAATCAAGAATGATTGTGAGCAGGGCTCCGGGCATTACATGCATGAATGCTTTGGGGTCAGGAGTCATGGGGACTATTGAAAATCGAATCAATGATAGCAAAGGGTGTGGTTGTGTGATGAGGATTGCGCCCATAGCCCTCTACTATTCCCATGATACAACCTATAGTATTCACGAGATAAGTACACTTTGTGTTTGTGCTTCAGCAATCACGCATGGTCATGATTTGAGCATGCTTGCTTCCTATCATCTAGGATCACTTCTTGCACGTATGGTTCGTGTGCCATAG
- a CDS encoding ADP-ribosylglycohydrolase family protein: protein METGRGWVAEEAIAIYVALRYQDDIISAYEVAIYHDEDGDSTGSILGNILGTYLSFEALPKAMVAALDIGDITERLINDAP, encoded by the coding sequence ATCGAAACTGGGAGAGGGTGGGTTGCCGAAGAAGCAATCGCAATCTATGTTGCACTGCGGTATCAAGACGATATTATCTCAGCCTATGAAGTGGCGATTTATCATGATGAAGACGGTGATTCTACAGGTTCCATTTTGGGCAATATCCTTGGAACTTATTTATCGTTTGAAGCACTCCCGAAGGCAATGGTTGCAGCATTGGATATTGGGGACATCACCGAGCGTCTCATTAATGATGCACCCTAA
- a CDS encoding VanZ family protein translates to MLQTILDNQYAVFLNSGFFLYILFMLILLFFTRKIDFKRRLLILLFAVYTFKIIDLTFFPLPLNPIALLDIKVNFPIDNPYLQPINLVPFSNITALKDLKEPLLNILMMAPFGIFLPAISNRFNFKRTTIASFIFSATIECLQLLLSLSTGAIIRYFDVTDIITNTLGGMVGYSLFIIVVQRLFRFTDRHELFKRRIVVLCLSFISAFVFIASFANVFADDYDYNLKQRGLRTSGKDFGRFQSFEAGTVTLSGTFDSQKRTELSEVTATTPTISLFEKYLVFDISYGKIPTCQLILEPGQESGNSCDFSVSWKTRHASSRYYFVTETNNSRFVKIGRGRIEFIPKP, encoded by the coding sequence ATGTTACAAACAATTCTAGACAACCAATATGCAGTATTCTTAAACTCAGGTTTCTTTCTCTACATTTTATTTATGCTTATTTTACTCTTCTTTACTCGAAAAATCGATTTTAAACGCAGACTATTGATATTACTATTTGCTGTATACACTTTTAAAATCATCGATTTAACATTTTTCCCTTTGCCGCTAAATCCTATCGCTTTATTGGATATCAAAGTCAATTTCCCCATCGATAATCCTTATTTACAGCCAATAAATCTTGTTCCATTTTCTAACATTACCGCTTTAAAAGACTTGAAGGAACCTTTGCTTAATATTTTGATGATGGCCCCTTTTGGAATCTTTCTCCCAGCTATCTCAAATCGATTCAACTTTAAACGAACAACGATTGCCTCTTTTATATTTTCAGCCACAATTGAATGCCTTCAACTGCTTCTCTCGTTGAGTACTGGTGCCATCATTCGTTATTTCGATGTAACCGACATTATCACGAATACGCTCGGCGGCATGGTTGGCTACAGTCTATTTATAATTGTTGTACAAAGACTCTTTCGCTTCACAGATCGCCATGAACTCTTCAAGCGACGCATCGTCGTCCTTTGTCTCTCTTTTATTTCTGCATTCGTCTTTATCGCAAGCTTTGCAAATGTGTTCGCCGATGACTATGATTACAACCTAAAACAGCGCGGTTTGCGTACATCGGGTAAGGATTTCGGGAGGTTTCAGTCTTTTGAGGCTGGCACCGTCACATTGAGTGGGACGTTTGATTCTCAAAAACGAACTGAACTCTCTGAGGTCACAGCAACAACACCTACAATTTCATTATTTGAGAAGTATCTGGTTTTTGATATTTCTTATGGAAAAATACCAACCTGTCAATTGATTCTCGAGCCTGGTCAAGAAAGCGGTAATTCCTGTGATTTTAGCGTATCGTGGAAAACACGGCATGCCAGCTCACGGTATTACTTTGTGACTGAAACCAACAATTCACGTTTTGTGAAAATAGGTCGCGGTCGCATTGAATTTATACCAAAACCTTAA
- a CDS encoding MurR/RpiR family transcriptional regulator: protein MRKQMRVLDALENYRDEYTMTEIKLVDFIIKNPQKVVGMSIQSLAEQADSSPSAVSRLCKKIGVESFQTFKVMLSSELAKHSYKSADELLDISKPQEAKNELLRSAFMAMNQTTQDLEQNELDALAVVIHKSKVVFVCGDGFSSLAADNIVQKWARLGKVVFTVHDHGVDRVNMYSHREDAIFIAVSNSGNSSKILELLLFAKSIGFKTMGITRRGESRIARNSDYNLYTAPVSVEPTALTNSVYAQFMAIDLLYSTYVTKYNLLDHLVLSDRYQK from the coding sequence ATGAGAAAACAAATGCGTGTATTGGATGCTCTTGAGAATTATCGTGATGAGTATACAATGACAGAAATTAAACTTGTAGATTTTATCATTAAAAACCCACAAAAAGTAGTGGGAATGTCAATACAATCACTGGCAGAGCAGGCAGATTCTAGTCCATCTGCTGTGAGTCGTCTTTGCAAGAAGATTGGAGTAGAAAGTTTTCAAACCTTCAAAGTGATGTTGTCGAGTGAACTTGCGAAACATAGTTATAAGTCGGCGGATGAACTCCTTGACATATCGAAGCCGCAAGAAGCAAAAAATGAACTATTGCGTTCAGCATTTATGGCGATGAATCAAACTACGCAAGATTTGGAACAAAATGAACTGGATGCTCTTGCAGTTGTGATTCATAAATCGAAAGTAGTTTTCGTATGTGGTGATGGATTCTCATCATTAGCCGCTGATAATATAGTGCAGAAGTGGGCACGTCTTGGGAAAGTAGTGTTTACGGTGCATGATCATGGTGTTGACCGTGTTAATATGTACTCTCATCGAGAGGATGCCATTTTCATTGCGGTTTCAAATTCAGGAAATTCTTCTAAAATTTTGGAACTCTTACTTTTTGCTAAGAGCATTGGATTTAAAACAATGGGTATTACACGTCGTGGTGAAAGTCGTATTGCGCGAAATAGTGATTATAACTTGTACACCGCTCCGGTTAGTGTTGAGCCTACGGCGTTAACCAACTCTGTCTATGCACAATTTATGGCGATTGACTTATTATACAGTACGTACGTAACTAAATATAATCTACTTGATCATCTCGTTCTTTCTGATCGTTATCAAAAGTAA
- a CDS encoding YegP family protein, whose amino-acid sequence MYFQVKQSAKAGTYYFVLKAGNHEVVAQSQMYTTKASAKKTIESIKAGLSPETEVQDLTDED is encoded by the coding sequence ATGTATTTTCAAGTAAAGCAAAGTGCAAAAGCAGGTACATATTATTTTGTTTTAAAGGCAGGAAACCACGAGGTGGTTGCGCAAAGTCAGATGTACACAACAAAAGCATCAGCAAAGAAAACAATAGAGTCAATCAAGGCTGGATTAAGCCCTGAAACTGAAGTTCAAGACCTTACAGACGAAGACTAA
- a CDS encoding cysteine hydrolase family protein — MRKLYLVVDVQNDFVTGSLGFKKAERVVAAIEKKLLNLRADDALIFTRDTHHEDYLQTQEGLHLPVEHCIKGTKGWEIVDALQPYVSRAEQIFDKPTFGSHELGVYLHNNSFDEIEIMGLVSNICVISNAVIAKAALPEARIVVDRMCTSSADEKLDAETMNVMEGFQVEIIGNI, encoded by the coding sequence ATGAGAAAACTATATCTGGTTGTTGATGTGCAAAATGATTTTGTTACAGGAAGCCTGGGTTTTAAGAAAGCGGAACGTGTTGTTGCTGCGATAGAGAAAAAACTATTGAATCTAAGGGCGGACGATGCTTTGATTTTTACTCGAGATACCCATCACGAAGATTATCTACAAACTCAAGAAGGTCTACATTTGCCTGTTGAACATTGTATTAAAGGAACAAAAGGGTGGGAAATCGTGGATGCATTGCAACCCTATGTGTCGCGTGCAGAACAAATATTCGATAAACCAACATTTGGGTCACACGAACTTGGAGTTTATCTCCATAACAATTCGTTTGATGAAATTGAAATAATGGGGCTTGTGTCAAATATTTGTGTTATCTCCAATGCTGTTATCGCAAAGGCAGCACTCCCGGAAGCGCGTATTGTCGTCGATCGCATGTGTACATCCAGTGCCGATGAAAAACTGGATGCTGAAACAATGAATGTAATGGAAGGATTCCAAGTGGAAATTATTGGGAATATATAA
- a CDS encoding alpha/beta hydrolase, whose protein sequence is MKKILKVIGIFLLAIVVLITSLGIFAYFSAYPTSMLIRKLFEGGIAVEPTNYAEIVEKVDITLDLSYDSTEKSNTFDLIKPKNATGKEPLIIWVHGGAFVGGDKQDVLEYAVQIAAEGFAVASMNYRLAPEATFPSPLNQLGEMYQYIIGNEKTLGVSADTLILAGDSAGAHIVSQFVMVQNDPAYANQLNLSPVMEKGNVAGMVLLCGPYDLQGLATMMGDSWIMNFFAERLAWAYLGDKTWRTNGMLDKMSIIPHVTKDFPTSFISDGNKGTFTEDGMALRDRLRELGVPVTDAFYDISVEELQHEYQFKMDLESSQKTMTKLIAFLKGI, encoded by the coding sequence ATGAAAAAAATTCTGAAAGTTATTGGTATATTTCTTTTGGCGATTGTTGTGTTGATCACGTCATTGGGGATTTTTGCTTATTTTAGTGCCTATCCGACATCAATGCTCATTCGAAAATTATTTGAAGGCGGTATTGCAGTTGAACCAACGAATTATGCAGAAATTGTTGAAAAAGTCGATATTACGCTTGATTTAAGCTATGACTCAACTGAAAAATCAAACACGTTTGATTTAATCAAACCCAAGAATGCTACAGGGAAAGAACCGTTGATCATTTGGGTTCATGGTGGTGCTTTTGTTGGGGGTGATAAGCAAGATGTTCTTGAGTATGCAGTGCAAATTGCAGCTGAAGGTTTCGCAGTGGCGAGTATGAATTATCGCTTGGCTCCAGAAGCAACGTTTCCCTCGCCGCTGAATCAATTGGGTGAGATGTATCAATATATTATTGGTAATGAAAAAACGTTGGGTGTCAGTGCTGATACATTAATTCTTGCTGGCGATTCTGCCGGAGCGCACATTGTGTCCCAATTTGTTATGGTTCAAAATGATCCAGCTTATGCAAATCAGCTCAATCTGTCACCGGTTATGGAAAAAGGTAACGTTGCGGGAATGGTGTTGTTATGTGGTCCTTATGATTTACAAGGCCTTGCAACCATGATGGGCGATTCGTGGATTATGAATTTCTTTGCAGAACGTCTTGCGTGGGCATACCTTGGCGATAAGACATGGCGTACCAATGGTATGCTGGATAAAATGTCTATCATACCCCACGTAACAAAAGATTTTCCAACCAGTTTCATTTCCGATGGAAATAAAGGAACCTTTACAGAGGATGGTATGGCACTTCGGGATCGCTTACGCGAGTTGGGAGTACCTGTGACGGATGCATTCTATGATATTAGTGTTGAAGAGTTGCAACATGAGTATCAATTCAAGATGGATTTGGAATCATCACAAAAGACAATGACGAAGTTAATTGCATTTCTGAAAGGGATATAG
- the lspA gene encoding signal peptidase II — MKKLLSILSLAVIAVDLWSKSWIESTLNLGESMTIIPGFFKLHYIRNFGGGWSILEGHQWIFLVLTPLVCLGLIYYFFFKENDPLHLLAIAAIFAGAAGNLFDRLVFGYVRDMFSFNIFGYDFPVFNVADMAVVFGVMIVIFILIREEVRAKHEKIND, encoded by the coding sequence ATGAAAAAGTTATTAAGCATATTGAGTTTAGCTGTCATCGCAGTAGATTTATGGTCAAAAAGTTGGATTGAAAGTACATTGAACTTGGGTGAATCGATGACGATAATCCCTGGTTTTTTTAAGTTACATTATATTAGAAACTTTGGAGGAGGTTGGAGTATTCTCGAAGGACATCAATGGATTTTCTTGGTGCTTACACCACTTGTATGTTTGGGATTAATTTACTATTTCTTTTTCAAAGAGAACGACCCTTTGCATTTGCTGGCAATTGCCGCAATATTTGCTGGGGCAGCGGGTAACTTGTTTGACCGATTGGTCTTTGGTTATGTCCGTGATATGTTTTCATTCAATATTTTTGGGTATGATTTCCCCGTTTTCAACGTCGCCGATATGGCAGTAGTATTTGGCGTGATGATCGTAATATTTATACTGATACGCGAAGAAGTGAGGGCGAAACATGAAAAAATTAATGATTGA
- a CDS encoding RluA family pseudouridine synthase, with amino-acid sequence MKKLMIDEQFEGMRLDQYMALVLEDYSRNVIQTWIEDGKITVNDKTVKRNHRLKEEDVIAYVITEADTTITPVAMDLDIVYEDDHIMVVNKPKGLIVHPSPSTLNQPTLVHGLLAHTTQLSDCNGELRPGIVHRIDKDTSGLLVVAKTNEAHEILVEDLKQRKISREYLAVVHHPFPHQSATVDAPIGRDPRSRQRMAVTDKNSKEAITHLFLVEKFNDYSILRAKLDTGRTHQIRVHCSYIKHPIVGDQTYSYKNTMDTQGQCLHAFKLKLNHPITKEVLEFECEMPQVMKDAIEEIRRLD; translated from the coding sequence ATGAAAAAATTAATGATTGATGAACAATTTGAGGGCATGAGACTGGATCAGTACATGGCGTTGGTATTAGAAGACTATTCACGAAACGTTATTCAAACGTGGATTGAAGATGGAAAAATAACGGTAAATGATAAAACTGTCAAACGGAATCATCGACTTAAAGAAGAAGATGTCATTGCATATGTAATTACTGAGGCAGACACTACCATAACTCCAGTGGCAATGGATTTGGATATTGTTTATGAGGATGATCATATTATGGTTGTCAACAAACCAAAAGGTTTGATTGTCCACCCATCGCCATCAACATTGAACCAGCCAACGTTGGTTCATGGCTTGCTAGCACACACAACACAGTTGAGTGATTGTAATGGAGAATTGCGCCCAGGGATTGTGCATCGAATTGACAAGGATACTTCAGGTCTTCTTGTGGTCGCAAAGACTAATGAAGCACACGAGATTCTTGTGGAAGATTTAAAACAACGTAAAATATCAAGAGAATACTTAGCAGTTGTCCACCATCCGTTTCCACATCAAAGTGCGACAGTAGATGCGCCCATTGGTCGTGATCCACGCAGTCGTCAACGCATGGCTGTAACGGATAAAAATAGTAAGGAAGCCATTACGCACCTGTTCCTCGTTGAAAAATTCAACGACTACAGTATCTTACGTGCAAAACTGGATACGGGACGAACACATCAAATTCGTGTTCACTGTAGTTACATCAAGCATCCAATTGTTGGTGATCAAACGTATAGTTATAAGAATACAATGGACACACAAGGGCAATGCTTGCATGCGTTTAAGCTAAAGCTTAACCATCCAATTACGAAAGAAGTATTGGAGTTTGAATGTGAAATGCCTCAGGTCATGAAAGATGCGATTGAGGAGATTAGGAGGCTGGATTAG
- a CDS encoding rhomboid family intramembrane serine protease produces the protein MDNKQYGAWIIELSNYFIKNYGYQLITMSKNNDEIWIVNAENKTTPIIMITTQPTQNLQRDVVGKHRESLAIVFKTQPIGLNISVNAESLLMDEYNVLVSEGVKSDSLTLSQFTGISSVLKNTGNPERSLTRAVMDLRKTMNRSQKKARLKFFPGSTAISIVAVAMFTVISLLALNGIEYDFAAIMMGGFYKRFVVDAFEIWRFITSAFVHVDLFHLLLSLMALRNMAAILEPTLGWKKFVTIFFSGIFVGNIFLFIAEDTLIGIGMGGGLFALLGALLVYLYETQGYRNPRILSQMTSVFFVNIFLTLIPGVSGMSLLGGLFIGVLFGFMFSRRNDWLLLRKGLRIMVPVFVIALVAVMLTRRVPAVESAIDKGVIASWRDLGFTWYSDHLSNLLK, from the coding sequence GTGGATAACAAACAGTACGGAGCTTGGATTATTGAGCTCTCTAATTACTTTATTAAAAATTATGGCTATCAATTAATAACAATGTCAAAAAATAATGATGAAATATGGATTGTGAATGCAGAAAATAAAACAACGCCAATTATTATGATAACGACCCAACCGACACAAAACCTCCAAAGAGATGTTGTCGGAAAGCATCGTGAGTCATTGGCAATTGTATTCAAAACGCAACCAATAGGTCTCAACATATCGGTTAATGCAGAAAGCCTTTTAATGGATGAGTACAACGTTCTTGTGAGTGAGGGTGTGAAGTCAGACTCTTTAACGCTTTCTCAATTTACGGGCATTTCCAGTGTCTTAAAAAACACAGGAAATCCTGAACGCTCTTTAACACGCGCTGTAATGGACTTGCGAAAGACGATGAATCGCTCGCAAAAGAAAGCACGTTTAAAATTCTTCCCAGGATCAACAGCGATTTCTATTGTTGCAGTTGCGATGTTTACGGTTATCTCATTGCTTGCACTTAACGGTATTGAGTATGACTTTGCGGCAATCATGATGGGTGGCTTCTACAAACGCTTTGTTGTGGATGCTTTTGAGATTTGGAGATTTATAACGTCAGCGTTTGTTCATGTTGATTTATTCCATCTTTTACTCAGTCTCATGGCATTGCGTAATATGGCTGCGATTTTAGAACCAACGCTCGGATGGAAGAAGTTTGTGACAATATTCTTTAGTGGAATTTTTGTTGGGAATATCTTTCTCTTTATTGCCGAAGATACCTTGATTGGTATCGGAATGGGCGGCGGATTGTTTGCGCTTTTAGGCGCATTACTTGTCTATCTTTATGAAACACAAGGGTATCGCAATCCGCGGATTTTGAGTCAGATGACCTCAGTATTCTTTGTAAATATATTCCTAACACTTATTCCCGGTGTTAGTGGCATGTCACTGTTAGGTGGGCTCTTTATTGGAGTGCTCTTTGGGTTTATGTTTTCACGTCGTAATGACTGGTTGTTATTGCGAAAAGGGTTGCGTATTATGGTTCCAGTATTTGTAATTGCACTTGTTGCAGTTATGCTTACACGACGTGTTCCAGCAGTTGAGTCAGCCATTGATAAAGGTGTTATTGCGTCATGGCGCGACCTAGGATTCACGTGGTACAGTGATCATTTATCAAATCTATTAAAATAG
- a CDS encoding dCMP deaminase family protein codes for MSKRKDVISWDEYFMGLAHLSAKRSKDPSTQVGAAIVDNRNKIVGIGYNGFPTGVSDDEFPWEREGDSLETKYLYVVHAELNAILNATTSLHGCTIYVSLFPCNECAKAIVQSGIREIVYEDDKYAHTDSVIASKRMLDQAGVKLRQLAQPITVEVIRP; via the coding sequence ATGTCAAAACGTAAAGATGTAATTTCATGGGATGAGTATTTTATGGGACTCGCACATTTATCGGCAAAACGATCTAAAGATCCATCAACACAAGTGGGTGCTGCGATTGTTGACAATCGCAATAAAATTGTTGGAATTGGGTACAATGGCTTTCCCACAGGTGTGAGTGATGATGAATTCCCTTGGGAACGTGAAGGTGATTCATTGGAAACAAAATATCTGTATGTCGTTCATGCAGAACTCAATGCAATATTAAATGCAACCACATCACTGCATGGTTGCACTATTTACGTATCATTATTCCCTTGCAATGAATGTGCAAAGGCGATTGTTCAAAGTGGTATTCGCGAAATTGTCTATGAAGATGACAAGTATGCCCACACTGACTCAGTGATTGCTTCAAAACGCATGCTTGATCAAGCTGGAGTCAAACTCAGACAACTCGCACAACCAATTACAGTTGAGGTTATTCGTCCTTAA
- the rnhC gene encoding ribonuclease HIII — protein MTTITVKLTKNQIAELKKRYQKYPIRYDIQYTEFQIKGTDVSITAYTSGKVVFQGEAAEFHAMNYTDSVSAPSKAVSTPHDIPQGQIAMAGSDEVGTGDYFGPVTVCAAIVSVENYQQIPVKDIVDSKQLTDDKVRTLAPILMDVLDYSLLVLDNRKYNHIHQTMNMNVIKAKLHNQAYLNLAKKYTLPDLCVIDQFMPEASYYKALKNESEVFRQLRFETKAENKFIAVACGAIIARYAFLDYFDKLSEKFNFVFPKGAGPHVDQAGRDFVAQHGAALLDDVAKVHFVNTERILKDE, from the coding sequence ATGACAACTATAACCGTAAAATTAACCAAAAATCAAATCGCTGAATTAAAGAAGCGATACCAAAAGTATCCAATTCGTTATGACATTCAGTATACTGAGTTTCAAATCAAAGGAACGGATGTATCCATAACAGCTTATACCAGTGGTAAAGTTGTTTTTCAAGGCGAAGCTGCCGAATTTCACGCTATGAATTACACAGATTCTGTTTCAGCTCCATCGAAAGCAGTGTCTACACCACATGACATTCCTCAAGGTCAGATTGCCATGGCAGGGTCTGACGAAGTCGGAACTGGAGATTACTTTGGACCCGTTACCGTATGTGCTGCCATAGTATCGGTTGAGAACTACCAACAAATACCTGTGAAAGATATCGTAGACAGTAAACAATTGACAGATGATAAAGTTCGAACACTGGCGCCAATTCTCATGGACGTTCTCGATTATAGCTTGCTTGTTCTCGATAACCGTAAATACAATCACATTCATCAAACGATGAATATGAATGTTATCAAGGCAAAACTACACAATCAAGCGTACCTCAATCTCGCCAAGAAATATACACTGCCTGACTTATGTGTGATTGATCAGTTCATGCCTGAAGCGAGTTACTACAAAGCACTGAAGAATGAATCCGAAGTCTTTCGACAATTACGTTTTGAGACAAAAGCTGAGAATAAATTCATTGCTGTTGCTTGTGGCGCCATCATAGCGCGCTATGCCTTTTTAGATTACTTCGATAAGCTCAGTGAGAAATTCAATTTTGTCTTTCCAAAAGGTGCTGGACCACATGTTGATCAGGCAGGACGTGATTTTGTTGCCCAACACGGTGCAGCATTGCTTGATGACGTTGCCAAGGTTCACTTTGTAAATACAGAACGCATCCTTAAGGACGAATAA
- a CDS encoding CvpA family protein, with product MFKFPVEWMLYVNIIIALWFLVDLYRGYKRGLLLQLVDIVGTFVSLFAAWILSPIFVKVYAFVQIEGNGFISINQLVGHQINRLIWFAILFVVIRVALLIVTPLASFVSKMPLIKQVNSAVGGVFSVVFFLVKMMLVIVFLSTPVVKNGQEIVENSWLKHVDSFTRPIMATVDDFMIRNEAIQTIILEQKLPKEQEKALTEWLFKNGFTEKEIKEFLNKYE from the coding sequence ATGTTTAAATTTCCTGTTGAGTGGATGCTCTACGTCAATATAATTATTGCGCTATGGTTCCTTGTTGATCTTTACCGAGGCTATAAGCGTGGTCTCTTACTACAACTTGTGGACATTGTTGGAACCTTTGTTTCACTCTTCGCAGCATGGATATTATCACCGATATTTGTGAAAGTCTACGCATTTGTTCAGATTGAAGGCAATGGCTTTATATCGATCAATCAACTTGTAGGACATCAAATAAATCGTTTGATCTGGTTTGCGATTCTCTTTGTGGTGATTCGCGTAGCCTTGCTAATCGTGACGCCGTTGGCATCATTTGTTTCGAAAATGCCACTTATAAAACAAGTGAATTCCGCAGTTGGTGGTGTTTTCTCAGTTGTCTTCTTCCTTGTGAAGATGATGTTGGTTATTGTCTTTCTATCGACACCTGTTGTTAAAAATGGTCAAGAGATTGTTGAAAACTCATGGCTCAAACATGTCGATTCATTTACACGACCAATTATGGCGACGGTTGATGATTTCATGATTCGCAATGAAGCGATTCAAACAATAATTCTCGAACAAAAACTCCCTAAAGAACAAGAAAAAGCATTAACGGAGTGGTTGTTCAAAAATGGTTTTACTGAAAAAGAAATAAAGGAGTTCTTAAATAAATATGAATAA